In Cutaneotrichosporon cavernicola HIS019 DNA, chromosome: 1, one DNA window encodes the following:
- the MAS1 gene encoding uncharacterized protein (Insulinase (Peptidase family M16)) yields the protein MSAARLLSRAVRPAVAPRVPALARALATPVKTSDPITKTSTLSNGLSVVSETIPGASTSTVGLWIDAGSRADASNASGTAHFLEHLAFKGTKSRSQMQLELEVENLGAHLNAYTSREQTVYYAKAFNKDVPAVVNILSDILQNSKLDESAIERERDVILREQEEVDKQLEEVVFDHLHAVAFQGYALGNTILGPKDHINSISKSDLSGYIAKNYTADRMALVGAGSVSHEELVELAKQHFAGLPVSSSPIPLGQSAGEPTKFTGSEVRIRDDTMSTCNLAIAVEGVGWRSADYWPMLVMQSIFGNWDRSLGASPLLSSKLSHIISSNNLANSFMSFSTSYSDTGLWGIYAVSENLMNLDDLTHFIMKEWQRMSINPTTAEVERAKSQLKASLLLGLDGTTAIAEDIGRQTITTGKRFTPKEIERYVNAVGVDDIKRCAQKYLWDKDFSMCALGRTEGVLDYSRMRADMSSLTY from the exons ATGTccgccgcccgcctcctctcccgGGCCGTCCGCCCCGCGGTCGCCCCCCGCGTTCCG GCGCTCGcccgcgcgctcgcgacccCGGTCAAGACTTCCGACCCCATCACCAAGACCTCGACCCTCTCGAACGGTCTTTCAGTTGTCTCGGAGACCATCCCcggcgcctcgacctcgaccgtTGGTCTCTGGATCGACGCCGGCTCGCGCGCGGACGCCAGCAACGCTTCGGGCACTGCTCACTTCCTCGAG CACCTCGCGTTCAAGGGCACCAAGTCGCGCTCGCAGAtgcagctcgagctcgaggttgagaaCCTCGGCGCTCACCTGAACGCGTACACCTCGCGCGAGCAGACCGTCTACTACGCCAAGGCGTTCAACAAGGACGTCCCTGCCGTTGTCAACATTCTTTCCGACATTCTCCAGAACTCCAAGCTTGACGAGTCGGCtatcgagcgcgagcgcgacgtcatcctccgcgagcaggaggaggttgacaagcagctcgaggaggtcgtctTCGACCACCTCCACGCTGTCGCCTTCCAGGGCTACGCTCTCGGCAACACCATCCTCGGCCCCAAGGACCACATCAACTCGATCTCCAAGTCTGACCTCTCTGGCTACATTGCCAAGAACTACACTGCCGACCGCATGGCCCTCGTCGGTGCCGGCTCGGTCTCGCAtgaggagctcgttgagctcgccaagcagcACTTTGCGGGCCTCCCCGTCTCGTCCAGCCCTATCCCCCTCGGCCAGTCCGCAGGCGAGCCGACCAAGTTCACTGGCTCCGAGGTCCGCATCCGTGACGACACCATGTCGACCTgcaacctcgccatcgctgTTGAAGGTGTCGGATGGCGCTCGGCCGACTACTGGCCAATGCTCGTCATGCAGTCCATCTTCGGCAACTGGGACCGCTCGCTCGGCGCCTCGCCCCTCCTCTCGTCCAAGCTGAGCCACATCATCTCGTCGaacaacctcgccaactcgTTCAtgtccttctcgacctcgtacTCGGACACTGGTCTCTGGGGCATCTACGCAGTCTCGGAGAACCTCATGAACCTTGACGACCTCACCCACTTCATCATGAAGGAGTGGCAGCGCATGTCCATcaaccccaccaccgctgaggttgagcgcgcAAAGTCCCAGCTCAAGgcctcgctcctccttggcctcgacggcaccaccgccatcgccgaggacatTGGTCGCCAGACCATCACCACCGGCAAGCGCTTCACTCCcaaggagattgagcgctacgtcaacgccgtcggcgtcgacgacatcaAGCGCTGCGCGCAGAAATACCTTTGGGACAAGG ATTTCTCAATGTGTGCTCTGGGTAGAACCGAGGGCGTTCTGGATTATAGCCGGATGCGTGCGGACATGTCCTCGCTCACGTACTAG